A single window of Watersipora subatra chromosome 9, tzWatSuba1.1, whole genome shotgun sequence DNA harbors:
- the LOC137405238 gene encoding uncharacterized protein, whose protein sequence is MSADGGNVIWRASTYAGLCKVSGFINGEKLNARFSLPNGLLEKENILYITDSKNQKIRMLDMDMEEVFDVHVSEINKLGQFVFGAKADEYYVNSHTGILKIEGTKEAWLVGCRAPEYQQLERAQFSAAGFGYLTGISKMNEEFLLVTDAYTVKVVDLNQQVVDVICTGEQSRQDGNVNNCMLHSPTSLTVIDNVILIGEESVIRQIPFSLSNTLDVNVAAENSITSASKSESPEEPELECERPPFISKSWYEQLGAYPIGATVVYQCQDSYTATNISNNRLVCAPVQGDLVWAGKYIECSPSRALFATIILSIVTGISLITLTVVVIKTRATRCGSGTPKSSDSNSPSFRSSHNTQLPNIPTSTVGEFYETVGDRTVSTQYLQPRTKDGRKDDEYICPTGSYDYDDINLT, encoded by the exons ATGTCAGCGGACGGTGGAAATGTCATCTGGCGAGCCTCTACTTACGCAGGGCTGTGCAAAGTGTCTGGATTCATTAACGGGGAGAAATTGAATGCAAGATTTAGTCTTCCAAATGGCTTGCTCGAGAAAGAAAATATTCTTTACATAACTGATAGCAAAAATCAAAAGATCAGAATGCTAGATATGGATATGGAGGAAGTATTCGATGTTCACGTGAGTGAAATAAACAAATTAGGACAGTTTGTATTTGGAGCCAAGGCAGATGAGTATTATGTCAACTCACATACAGGAATACTGAAGATTGAAGGGACAAAGGAGGCGTGGTTAGTTGGTTGCCGTGCACCagaatatcagcagttggaaaGAGCTCAATTTAGTGCGGCAGGCTTTGGATATTTGACAGGCATTAGCAAGATGAACGAAGAGTTCCTGTTAGTAACAGATGCGTATACAGTAAAGGTAGTTGACTTGAACCAGCAAGTGGTTGATGTTATCTGCACAG GAGAACAAAGCAGGCAGGATGGCAATGTTAACAACTGTATGCTGCACTCACCGACAAGTTTAACAGTCATTGACAATGTAATTTTAATCGGAGAAGAGTCTGTCATACGTCAAATACCATTTAGTCTATCTAATACACTTGACGTCAATG TTGCAGCGGAAAATTCCATTACCTCAGCTAGTAAAAGCGAATCTCCAGAAGAGCCAGAACTGGAGTGTGAACGGCCTCCATTCATCTCAAAGTCTTGGTATGAGCAGTTGGGCGCGTATCCAATTGGTGCGACAGTCGTCTATCAGTGTCAGGATAGCTATACCGCGACAAACATATCCAACAATAGGCTGGTCTGTGCGCCAGTGCAGGGTGACCTCGTATGGGCAGGAAAATACATTGAATGCAGCCCTTCCAGGGCTTTAT ttGCTACCATCATTCTGTCTATCGTCACAGGAATATCCCTGATCACATTGACGGTTGTAGTAATCAAAACACGTGCCACCCGATGTGGCAGTGGTACTCCAAAATCATCAGACTCAAATTCACCATCTTTTCGATCATCACATAATACTCAACTGCCTAATATTCCCACATCCACCGTTGGTGAATTTTATGAAACAGTTGGAGATCGAACGGTAAGCACGCAGTATCTTCAACCACGAACAAAAGATGGCAGAAAGGATGATGAGTACATTTGTCCTACAGGATCGTATGACTACGATGATATAAATCTGACATAA